One segment of Shewanella piezotolerans WP3 DNA contains the following:
- a CDS encoding acetolactate synthase 3 large subunit produces MEKLSGASMVVRSLIDEGVKHIFGYPGGSVLDIYDALHEKSNIEHILVRHEQAAVHMADGYARATGDVGVVLVTSGPGATNTITGIATAYMDSIPMVVISGQVHSSLIGNDAFQECDMIGISRPVVKHSFLVTDPRDIPAIIKKAFFIAASGRPGPVVVDVPKDCMNPEILHEYQYPEDISMRSYNPTTTGHKGQIRRGLKALLAAKKPVLYVGGGAVISGCDSQILALSEKLGIPVVSTLMGLGAFPGTHPNSVGMLGMHGCYEANMTMHNSDLIFGIGVRFDDRTTNNVEKYCPNATILHIDIDPSSISKTIKVDIPIVGSADKVLDEMLAQIEANDFGISDPAANDHWWSDIAQWCGRKSLDYQTSKEKIKPQQVIEMMHKLTNGDAYVASDVGQHQMFAALYYPFNKPRRWINSGGLGTMGFGLPAAMGVKLAKPDETVICVTGDGSIQMNIQELSTALQYDIPVKIINLNNHFLGMVKQWQDMIYAGRHSQSYMDSVPDFAKISEAYGHVGMTISDPAELESGLEKAFAMKDKLVFVDIHVDETEHVYPMLIRGGAMNEMWLSKTEKS; encoded by the coding sequence ATGGAGAAGCTATCAGGCGCCAGTATGGTTGTCCGTTCTCTTATCGACGAAGGCGTTAAACATATTTTTGGCTATCCAGGTGGATCAGTTTTAGATATTTATGACGCTCTGCATGAAAAATCCAACATTGAACATATCCTAGTTAGACACGAACAAGCGGCTGTTCATATGGCAGATGGCTACGCACGAGCAACCGGCGATGTCGGTGTTGTGTTGGTCACTTCTGGTCCCGGCGCAACCAATACCATTACAGGTATCGCAACGGCCTACATGGATTCAATTCCGATGGTTGTCATTTCGGGTCAAGTACACAGCAGTCTAATTGGTAATGACGCATTCCAAGAGTGTGACATGATCGGTATCTCAAGACCCGTTGTTAAGCACAGCTTTTTAGTCACAGATCCTCGAGACATTCCCGCGATTATCAAAAAGGCGTTTTTCATTGCAGCTAGCGGCCGCCCAGGCCCTGTGGTGGTTGATGTACCTAAAGATTGCATGAACCCAGAAATATTGCATGAATATCAGTACCCTGAAGATATTTCGATGCGCTCTTACAACCCAACTACCACAGGTCATAAAGGCCAGATCCGTAGAGGCCTAAAAGCCCTATTAGCAGCTAAGAAGCCGGTTCTGTATGTTGGCGGTGGTGCCGTTATATCAGGCTGTGACAGCCAAATTTTAGCACTTTCAGAAAAACTTGGGATCCCAGTGGTAAGCACATTAATGGGGCTTGGTGCATTTCCTGGCACTCACCCAAATAGCGTCGGTATGCTAGGCATGCACGGCTGCTATGAAGCCAATATGACCATGCACAATAGCGATCTTATTTTTGGTATTGGGGTTCGTTTTGACGATAGAACGACCAATAACGTTGAAAAGTACTGCCCTAATGCCACCATCTTGCATATTGATATTGACCCCTCTTCAATTTCAAAAACGATTAAAGTTGATATCCCAATTGTTGGTTCAGCCGATAAAGTATTGGACGAGATGCTTGCGCAAATAGAAGCTAATGATTTTGGCATTAGTGATCCTGCAGCCAATGACCATTGGTGGAGCGATATTGCACAATGGTGTGGCCGTAAAAGCTTAGATTACCAAACATCTAAAGAGAAAATTAAACCACAGCAAGTGATTGAAATGATGCACAAGCTGACTAATGGTGATGCATATGTTGCTTCTGATGTAGGTCAGCACCAGATGTTTGCCGCACTTTATTATCCTTTTAATAAACCACGTCGTTGGATAAACTCTGGCGGTCTCGGCACCATGGGCTTTGGTTTACCTGCCGCCATGGGGGTAAAGCTTGCGAAACCTGATGAAACCGTTATCTGTGTAACAGGAGATGGTTCTATTCAGATGAATATTCAAGAGCTATCCACAGCGCTGCAGTATGATATTCCAGTCAAAATCATTAACCTGAATAATCACTTTTTAGGCATGGTCAAACAGTGGCAAGATATGATTTATGCTGGTCGTCATTCACAATCTTATATGGATTCAGTACCGGATTTCGCTAAAATCTCCGAAGCATATGGCCACGTAGGAATGACTATCAGCGATCCTGCTGAGCTAGAGTCAGGCTTAGAGAAAGCATTTGCGATGAAGGACAAACTAGTATTTGTCGACATTCATGTTGATGAAACAGAACACGTATACCCAATGCTAATTCGTGGTGGTGCGATGAATGAAATGTGGCTGAGTAAAACGGAGAAAAGCTAA
- a CDS encoding Nif3-like dinuclear metal center hexameric protein, which yields MTRTELSQYLAEYLQVANFKDYAPNGLQVEGKKEIGTIVTGVTACQALIDEAIKLDADAILVHHGFFWKSEAEVIVGMKQKRIKALLVNDINLYGYHLPLDAHPDVGNNAQLGKVLGIDNARAIEGQAQGLIWRGELSVPVLAKELTQAISHTLSRECLHLGDESSLVETIAWCTGGAQDYIDVAASLGIDAFISGEASERTYHCAVEQNVQYYGAGHHATELYGIQALGKHLATKFGLTHHFVDISNPV from the coding sequence ATGACGCGGACAGAATTAAGCCAGTATTTGGCGGAGTATCTTCAAGTAGCAAATTTTAAGGATTACGCTCCAAATGGGTTGCAAGTTGAAGGTAAAAAAGAGATCGGTACTATCGTGACAGGAGTTACCGCTTGCCAAGCACTGATCGATGAAGCCATTAAGTTAGATGCCGATGCTATTTTGGTTCACCATGGCTTTTTTTGGAAAAGCGAAGCTGAAGTTATTGTTGGTATGAAGCAAAAGCGAATAAAAGCCCTGTTGGTTAATGATATTAACCTTTATGGTTACCATTTGCCATTAGATGCACATCCTGATGTGGGCAATAATGCACAGTTAGGTAAAGTGCTTGGTATTGATAATGCTAGGGCCATTGAAGGACAGGCGCAAGGGTTAATCTGGCGCGGTGAGCTGAGTGTTCCTGTTTTAGCGAAAGAGTTAACACAAGCAATATCACACACTTTATCGCGTGAATGTTTACATCTTGGTGATGAGTCAAGCTTGGTGGAAACGATTGCATGGTGTACTGGGGGGGCTCAAGATTATATTGATGTGGCAGCATCGCTTGGTATTGATGCGTTCATTAGTGGAGAGGCGTCAGAGAGAACCTATCACTGCGCAGTAGAGCAGAATGTTCAGTATTATGGAGCTGGGCACCATGCTACAGAACTTTATGGCATTCAGGCGTTAGGTAAGCATTTAGCCACTAAATTTGGCTTAACGCATCACTTCGTTGATATCAGTAATCCTGTGTAA
- a CDS encoding multidrug effflux MFS transporter — protein MPNLALLIPMLAAIVAITPLAIDMYLPAMATLANSFDTGITLVQQSLSLYLAGYALGMLCFGPLADRYGRRKMVIIGLTGFMITSFALAFVQSIEAFLTLRFFQAFIGAAATVVVPGYIKEVYGKNTAKGMSYVSLIMMLAPLIAPSIGSLILELGEWHLIFFILAFYACALLILVCLKLNMPSDSDSMSRSSKSFFGAYATVFTKPGVKLNITCGVLTSFAFFCYLTASPFVYMEVFGLDKSLFAILFSINVGALMLANVVNSKIVGRYGSKRMLRASTIMGVFAASGLLLVNMLDLNYLFTVIMLLPLMACLGVMSVNADAIVLMKFQQETGTATAVIGTLRFGFGAVAGPLLALFYTGTAVPFSALMLAAVILVGLCQLLGKREPRG, from the coding sequence ATGCCAAACTTAGCTCTGCTCATCCCCATGCTCGCCGCAATTGTCGCGATTACGCCGCTCGCTATCGATATGTATTTGCCAGCAATGGCAACACTCGCAAACAGTTTTGATACAGGCATAACTCTAGTCCAGCAGTCTCTCAGTTTATATCTGGCAGGTTATGCGTTAGGAATGCTATGTTTTGGCCCGTTGGCTGACAGGTATGGTCGCCGAAAAATGGTCATAATAGGACTCACAGGTTTTATGATAACCAGCTTTGCATTAGCATTTGTGCAATCAATAGAGGCCTTTCTAACACTCAGATTCTTCCAAGCCTTTATTGGCGCAGCAGCAACTGTCGTTGTTCCAGGCTACATCAAAGAGGTTTATGGCAAAAACACCGCCAAAGGTATGTCTTATGTAAGCCTGATCATGATGCTAGCGCCGCTTATAGCGCCTAGTATTGGTAGCTTGATACTAGAGTTGGGCGAGTGGCACCTTATTTTCTTCATTCTCGCCTTCTATGCTTGTGCTTTACTTATCTTAGTGTGCCTTAAATTAAACATGCCAAGTGACTCTGACTCCATGAGCCGCAGCAGCAAATCCTTTTTTGGTGCCTATGCCACAGTATTCACAAAACCCGGCGTAAAGCTCAACATTACCTGTGGTGTATTAACCTCGTTCGCCTTTTTCTGTTATTTAACAGCTTCCCCTTTCGTCTATATGGAAGTTTTTGGTTTAGATAAGTCACTTTTTGCGATTCTGTTTAGCATTAATGTTGGTGCATTGATGCTTGCCAATGTCGTCAATAGCAAGATAGTTGGGCGCTACGGTTCAAAAAGAATGCTGCGAGCATCGACCATCATGGGCGTTTTCGCAGCAAGTGGCTTGCTGTTAGTTAATATGCTAGATCTTAACTATCTGTTCACCGTCATCATGTTGTTGCCGCTCATGGCATGTTTAGGTGTAATGTCTGTCAATGCTGACGCTATCGTATTGATGAAATTCCAACAAGAAACCGGCACAGCTACCGCTGTAATAGGTACACTCAGGTTTGGGTTTGGTGCTGTAGCTGGACCACTATTAGCACTGTTTTACACCGGTACCGCAGTACCATTTTCGGCCTTAATGCTTGCTGCAGTCATTTTGGTTGGTTTATGCCAATTACTGGGTAAGCGCGAACCTAGGGGTTAA
- the ilvN gene encoding acetolactate synthase small subunit, with the protein MRRIICVLLENQSGALSRVVGLFSQRGYNIETLTVAPTEDKTLSRLTIAVNADEAILEQIEKQLHKLIDVLKVSNITESAHIEREVALIKVKAKGEYREEVKRLADIFRGQIVDVTQSLYTVQLIGTSEKLDACIAALTDVTKVVEISRSGVVGLARGEKSMRA; encoded by the coding sequence ATGCGTCGGATTATATGTGTATTACTAGAGAACCAATCGGGCGCACTTTCTCGTGTGGTAGGGCTATTTTCTCAGCGTGGCTATAACATTGAAACCCTAACCGTTGCGCCAACAGAAGATAAAACACTGTCTCGTTTAACGATAGCGGTCAATGCAGATGAAGCCATTCTAGAACAGATTGAAAAGCAACTTCATAAGCTTATTGATGTGCTGAAAGTGTCGAATATTACTGAGTCAGCGCATATAGAAAGAGAAGTTGCACTGATAAAAGTGAAAGCTAAGGGAGAATACAGAGAGGAAGTTAAACGCCTTGCTGATATTTTCCGTGGGCAAATCGTAGATGTCACTCAAAGCCTTTATACAGTACAACTCATTGGTACTAGCGAGAAGCTTGATGCTTGTATTGCTGCACTGACAGATGTTACCAAGGTGGTTGAGATCTCACGCTCAGGCGTTGTAGGCCTAGCTCGCGGTGAAAAATCGATGCGTGCTTAA
- a CDS encoding Hsp20 family protein: MRNYDLTPLYRSAIGFDRLAQLAEHAASNKGNSGYPPYNIELLNEHRYRITMAVAGFTMDELDITSEGDKLLVKGTKAEQSEERKYLYQGIAERGFERTFQLADYVTVIGADLENGLLNIDLKREIPEALKPRKIEIGSSRILDAK, encoded by the coding sequence ATGAGAAATTACGACCTAACACCACTTTACCGTAGCGCTATTGGATTTGACCGTTTGGCACAACTTGCTGAACATGCCGCGTCAAACAAAGGCAATTCAGGCTACCCACCCTACAATATCGAACTGCTCAATGAACACCGCTATCGCATTACCATGGCCGTTGCGGGATTTACCATGGATGAACTCGATATCACCAGTGAAGGGGATAAGTTACTGGTAAAAGGCACCAAAGCAGAGCAGAGCGAAGAGCGTAAGTACCTATATCAAGGTATAGCTGAGCGCGGATTTGAGCGCACGTTCCAGCTTGCAGATTATGTTACTGTCATTGGCGCAGATCTTGAAAATGGCTTACTTAATATTGATCTTAAAAGAGAGATCCCTGAGGCATTAAAGCCTAGAAAAATTGAGATAGGTAGTTCAAGAATATTAGATGCAAAATAA